A stretch of the Vitis riparia cultivar Riparia Gloire de Montpellier isolate 1030 chromosome 13, EGFV_Vit.rip_1.0, whole genome shotgun sequence genome encodes the following:
- the LOC117929256 gene encoding pentatricopeptide repeat-containing protein At1g26460, mitochondrial-like produces MASQMAILSRARKTLLKTLNHHNNPFKASISTFTFLSQEPQLAEPSLPPPSPTPLPPNPASGSPLYNENWQSPIPQAQSIIPLGFLHQSSSSRLQVLSQTLDVPSLMNVFADWMMSQRWADMNQLFKFWIRSLDKNGKPNKPDVNLYNHYLRAKLMIGASVGKLLDLVAQMEDYAIIPNTTSFNLVLKAMYQARETEAAEKLFQRWVDS; encoded by the exons ATGGCGTCCCAAATGGCGATCCTCTCCAGAGCCCGTAAAACCCTCCTCAAAACCCTAAACCACCACAACAATCCCTTTAAAGCTTCCATTTCCACCTTCACATTCCTCTCCCAGGAACCCCAACTCGCCGAGCCCAGCCTTCCCCCGCCATCTCCCACTCCACTTCCTCCCAACCCCGCCTCAGGGAGCCCGCTCTACAACGAGAACTGGCAAAGCCCCATCCCCCAGGCTCAGTCCATCATTCCTCTAGGATTTCTGCACCAGTCCTCTTCGTCGCGGCTGCAGGTGCTGTCACAGACGCTGGATGTGCCGAGCCTGATGAACGTGTTCGCCGACTGGATGATGTCGCAGCGGTGGGCAGATATGAATCAATTGTTCAAGTTTTGGATTAGGTCGCTTGATAAGAATGGGAAGCCGAATAAGCCGGATGTGAACTTGTATAACCATTACTTGAGGGCAAAGTTGATGATCGGCGCCTCAGTTGGGAAGCTGCTGGATCTGGTGGCGCAGATGGAGGATTACGCCATCATTCCTAATACGACGTCATTTAATTTAGTGTTGAAGGCAATGTATCAAGCCAGAGAGACCGAGGCCGCCGAGAAGTTGTTTCAACG GTGGGTTGATTCTTGA